Genomic window (Muntiacus reevesi chromosome X, mMunRee1.1, whole genome shotgun sequence):
aagtcAATATTAATGatagaatggagaaaatcatAACACATGTGGGCTACAACTGACTAATAGCACGACATAGGAAATACATTTAGAATTACTATAGATTTATAAGGAAAAGATCAACTATTCAatagaaaatgagcaaaagataagAATTAGCAATCACAAAAAAGTCCaaatagtaaaaaacaaaaacaaaaaactcattgAGTTTGTCAATTAAAGAGACAATACTATGTAATTTTTCACCATTCAGGTTTGCAAATACTAAAGTGTGCTGCTGTAGAAGATGCTGGAAAATGATCACTTTCATTTTGGATGGCAATTTTGTAGTAtctcttaaaattaaatatacaccTACCTAGCAGTCCCATTTCTGGGAAGCTACTGTATAGAAATAAAAGCATCAGTAGCAGTGctatggtggaaaaaaaaaaaggaaaataacttaaAAGACCATCAAAAATGTAATGGTACATAAATGGTACATTTTGGTACATAGTATGTACTGTGTATGCAGCTATTAGAAAGAAGGAAGACAAGGAGAAATAGAAGGAAAGGGGAAATGAatgattcatttaacaaatgtgaTGGTACAATCAAGCATTCAATATAAGTACAATGTATAGTTGGACCTCTATCTTATaccatatacagaaataaatttcAGGGGGAGATAGAAAAGAGACAGAGGCATGGGAGAGATAGAGAGATATCTGTAGTTACTGACCAGAGGATATGTCAAGTGAGAAAAGCAATTACAGAGAAATAATGTGGCTTGCTGTTTCTGTAGAAAGGACAAcaaatttcctttaggaaaatggggaaaacatGGAAGGATATACATTATGTTCTTAACATTTGTTacctggggaggaaaaaaaataaggtaaggcaaagaaatggaggagggGAAGATACAGTGTGTATacaccatttatttttctttatctaatTTTCCACTGTTAAAATTTTATgaacagttttaaattttctattagcatcctatttaaaaattttattacagaACAAAGTAATATAAAAAGTACCAAAGCATACTTGGGACAAAATTGTGGAACTAGTCAATGTAAATTTAGCACACAGTAATTAATAACTTCTTTAATCTCTGACACCAAAATTGTTCTCAAAAGTTCACACATGTATgaacaaaaaaatgtatattttacatttaataatTCCACAACCTCTGCAATAGTATAACGAATGTTTAGGGTGTTTTCACCAAACCATAGACATAAATGTGAATATCATCATCAAACTTAATGAAGTAGACAGATGGCTTGGCAACAACTTGATGAATGAAAATGCCGGTTCTCTTGGACCCATCATCTTTGGCGTGCTCCACCTGCTTGCCCACAAGGCTGTCGACAACTTCTCCAGGCTCCCGTTCTGCTGTAGGGAAATAGTAGTTGGAATCTGGAATGATGCGCAGGTCACCATCTTTGTAGTCatccagcagtgtgtacatataaAGGACTGGATCTTTCTCATAGGTGATGTAAAACCAAGTGTCCATCACAGGAGCTCGCGCCAGGACCATGCCCTTCCATTCATCTTTCGTACCGTGCTCACCCTCAAACACATGACCTACTGCCTTGCCAATCAGGGAATCTGCCAGGCGCGAATCAATGCGAGGAGTTGGCACTCTCTCAGGAAGGATCTCTAGTGCTAAAACTCTCTTATCTCGGTGCAGTTCTAGCCCATACACACTATCCTTGCCATCATATTTGATGATGTAGAGAGTGGGCTTCACGGAAACCTGCTCAAGCACGGTGCCCTTCCACTGCTCCACAGGCTCGTTGCCTTCCTTCCAGCCGTGTTGAATGCGGCAGCCAACGATGTTCCTACGAGTGAGGAAAGTGGGCTTGCGCCGCTGCTTCCTGTGGGTGTGCCTTTTCTTCATCAGGTATGCGGACACGCCATCTACGCCCATTGGAGGCACTGTTGGGGGTGACATGGCTAGGGTTTAAGGAGGCTCGGCAACGTTGCCACTTGCTAGATTAAACTCACAAAAAGTCAACGCTATCCAGTATGAGATCTTTTTTTCGTGATGTCCCCAAAAGACAGATCCTGTCCTGTCCGttctccttctcctttcccaGAAGGCAAGATTCTCACTAAGGCTTGGCAGAAACGCTCTAACTCTGGGCACTAGAACAGTGGGGGCCTCTTGACAGTTATTCTCTCCCGCTCCAGAGAGGTATCTGCAAGCAGTGGCGGTTGCCGCTGGAGATGGCGGGCTTGCGTGTGTTGCCCGCGCCTTGAGCCCGCCCCGACTCCCAACCCTAAGTCCCCAGAATTGACCACTTAGCTGTTATCGATGGTGCGGCGGATGCGGAACGGCGACGGAGAAGAGGACGGGAAACAGATAAGAGGGATGGCTGCAGCGCCAAGTCACCAGCGGCGGCGGTTCTTTGAGAAGTCCGCGCGGCCTCGGTTTAGCAATGTTTCTCTGCTCGGCCTAACTCTGGCGCCAGGGTTTTTGCCGCTTCGGGAACCCGACCCCTCAGAGCCCGCCAGAGCCTCGGCCTCAGCCCCGCCCCTGCCATTCCGCCTTCCGCtcagccagcagcagcagcagctgcagcagggcGGGTTAGTGCGCACACTGCTTTCGTCCACACAGTCTCAGGCTCTCACTCCTTCATTTCCTCACGCGCCCCCCGACTGCTTCCCTCAAACCCAAGCCAGACTGTCTGGCTCCCCTCCTCCTACTCTCTGGCCGTCTGTCACCCACTACCctcctccacagcctctccatctGCTTTCTATCTTCCAGGAATTCCTcacaaagctttttaaaaaaataatattcagcATACACACAGAGTTTgtccatacaattttttttttctcggaTAAGTAAATGCTGTTGTACAGTCCACCATCTTGATCCAGAATCTCCTTTATATTTTCTACTTGAACACTCATGataatgcttttttaatatgcaagTTTTCTGAATTCAAAATAAATGTACTGACACTGGAGATTTTCTGaaattcagtgaaataaaaaCCGACACTAACCTTAATCTTACCATCTAGATATACAccaaaatgttaatatttctgatatctcaataaatctaTGCTTGTATTTCACAAAATTGGGATCGACTTTCATACCTTTACAgcttctttttaaattcatatcATGAACTTTTCCCAAAGTTATTAACTACtctggaagcattttttttttaattgttccataatgttctttttaaagaCCTTCTGTTATTTATcttaaatattctgaaaatgaGTAAAACTAGTTTATCCTCATATATGGATTTATTGAGCTAGTATAAaccattttttcaaagaatatttaatgacatgGAGATATACATATAAGAACAATGTGTGAAAAAGGAGGATGTTGAAGCAAAATTGTGACTCCCAATtttgtagagaaagaaaaaactattaaaatttttgtaGTACATATCTGcagtttttctgattataaaattacTACATGTtcatatggaaaatatgaaaactagAAAAGAAAGTATTTATAATTTCACCTATTTCAAGTCAAAGGTCTGTtatcaggattaaatgagaatgTCTGCATGTCTTTATTCCTACATTATACAATTTACAAGATGGCAATATAAACCAGGGAAGTCTAGACTCCTTATTCTCATTCCTCCACTCTTTACTGGTGAGAAGAGAAGCCTTCATATCATTATGGGTTAAAAAGGCCATAATTCTTCTAGAAATGTAGGAAAACAGGAAAGAGAGGCAAAGCAGCAATTCAGGCTGCCTCCACGTTTTATTACCTTCCAAGACAGGGAAATAATAGCTGATTGGGCAGAATATGTGTGGATCTTTTACTTCCCTGTGTTTCTCAAGCTAAAGGCTTTGGAGTTGTGATAACTTTCCAATACtatattataagaaaataattccaaggAAGCAATttcaagaaagcaagaaaactaCATATACTAAAAGTTATTTCCAAGCTCTCTAGAATTGCATagttgtgtacacacacatatacaacttACACACTGAAAGTCAGAAGGTCAGTATGTGTAAATGTCATGTCATGTTCCACAAATAATGTCCCCCCTAAATAATTCCTCAAACCAAGATGTGCCAAGTTATTTTTGCTTAGAAGAGTGGGTGACAGGTGGGAGAAGATCATCTACCAGGCACACAAATTCAGGACAAACAAGTAACTCCAGCTCTTTGGTTATATACCTTAGTAGAATTCTTGCTCACAATCTTACAGAGTAACCCAAGGAGACAAATAATTCCTAATATCCTTTCTTCTCTAAAACTATGATTCTGATGTTTAAATCATTCCCTAGCATTATAGATTCAGTGAGCCTCGCTACATTAAGACACAATGTTTACTTTGTATGTCTGCCCATTAGACTACAAATCCATTCAAGAAAGGACTATCATCTTTTATCTCAAGTACCTTACTCAGAGTAGGTATTCAAAaagtatttgctaaatgaataatAACTGGTTTCAACTGCCTTGCTCCAGTCCAAAGACGTCCTCCAAAATGAAACAAGTAGTCTTATACAAGCTTCTGAAGATTGCAGTTCTGGTGACTTAAAATTTCCTAGGATAGCTTTATCTCTTCAAAACACCCATATTACTGATGCTATAAATATGTGTCTGTAAGTCTGAAAATGATAAGGAGAACACCATAAAATGCAACATAGGCATACCTTGGGGATATTGTGGGTTCAGTTGCAGACCACtccaataaaatgaatatttcaataaacgaagtcagaatttttttttgtttcttaattgcATGTAAACATTATGTTTAATTATAGTATTGGATATTAAGTGTGAAATAAATATCATGATGTTTAAAAATCCAAGATATATAcattaattgaaaatattaacCATCATCTAATCCTTTAAAGTTCATGAtcttttttgctggtggaggattTTGCCTCcatgttgatggctgctgactgatcagggtggtggctGCTGAAGACTGGGGCGGGGGGGCtgtgcaatttcttaaaatatgacaACAGTGTAGATTGCTATATCCATTGACTcctttcacaaatgatttcctaGTGGCATGCAGAgctatttgatagcattttatcCACAATAGAACTTGTTTCAAAATTGGAGTTAATCCTCTTAAACCTGCTGCtcctttatcaactaagtttatgcaatattctaaatgctttgttgtcatttcaatgaTCTTCACAGCATCTTAGCAAGGAGTAGACACCACCTCCAGAAATGactttctttgctcattcatAAGAATCAACTCCTCATTCATTTAAGTTTTATTATGAGAATGTaccaattcagtcacatcttcaggctacACTTCTAGTTCTATTGCCATTTCTATAacatctgcagttacttcttCCACTGACATGCTGAACTCCTCAAAATCACCCAAAAGGATTGAAATAAACGTCTTacaaactcctgttaatgttgatgTTTTGACATCTTCCCATGAATTACTAGTGTACTTATTTTACACCTAGAATGGTGAAttctttccagaaggttttcaactTGCCTTGCCCAGATATCAGAGGAATCACTATATATGGCAGGCTATAGccttatgaaatgtatttcttagatAATAAGACTTGAATGTCAACATTACTCTTTGGTCCAATGGACCACAGAATGAATGCTGTGTttgcaggcatgaaaacaacattaatctaattgtacatctccatcagagctctggGTGACTGTCAATAAACCATAATATTTTTTCCCCATAGGTTTATCTTttcttaaagttatttattttaattggaggctaattactttacaatattgtagtggttttgccatacattgacatgaatcatctaTGGGTTTACAcgagttccccatcctgaacccccctcccaccttcttccccatcccatccctctgggtcatcccagtgcaccagccctgagcactctgtctcacgcattgaacctggactggtgatgaACAGTAATATTTCAAAAGAGATCTTTGTCTTCTGAGGTTAGGTCTACAGAGTGGGCTTAAAATGTTCAATAAATCATGTTGTAGACAGATGTGCTATCATCCAGGTTTTGTTATGCTatttatagagcacaggcagagtagattAAACATAAATCTTAAGGGCCCTAGAATCTGCTGAATAGTATAAGAACATTGGCTTTCACTTAAATTCACCAGCtgcattagcccctaacaagagaATCAGCCTGTCCTTCAAGTCTTTGAAACCAGGCATTAACTTCTCTTTtttagctatgaaagtcctagagGGCATCTTCTTTCAATAAAAGACAGCTATATTTACATTGAAAATCTGTTTAGTGTAGTTACCTTCACTGATTATCTTAGCTAGATTTTCTGGTAAAACTTGCTACAGCTTCCAcatcagcacttgctgcttcaccttgcactttGATGTTTtggagatggcttctttccttaaacctcatgaaccaacctctgttagcttcaaacttttcttctgcagcttcctcacctctctcagccttcataaAAATGAAGAGTTAGGGCCTTACTCTAGATTAGGCTGTGGTTGGTTTTATCTTTTATTCCAAACATTAAAACTTGCTCTGTATCAGAAATAAGGCTGCTTTGAtttcttatcatttgtgtgttcactggagtagtacttttaaaaaagtccttgaagaacttttttctttccattcacaATCTAGCTGTTTGGCTGAATAATGCCTAGCTTTTGGCCCatcttgcttcttgacatgccttcctcactaagcttaatcatttccagcttttgatttaaagtgagagacatgtctcttcttttcacttgaAAATTTAGAGGCCATTGTAGGGTTATTAACTGGCTTATTCAATATTGTCATATCACAGGGAAGAGACAGGAGGGAGCAGCCAGTTGGTGAAGCTGTCcaaacacacacaacatttatCCAATAAGTTTGTCATCTTATAGAGATGCTATTTGTGGTGccccaaaacaattacaataaCAACATTAAATATCACTGATGCCAGAACACCATAacagatataataataatgaaaaagttaaaaatattgcaagaattgcCAAAGTATAACACAGAGAtataaagtgagcaaatgctgttggaaaagtgGCACCAATAGGTGCTTGACATGgggttgccacaaatcttcaatttttaaaaaatacaataaatgtgGAGCACAATAAAGTGAAACTCATTAGAACAAGATATGCCTGTATGAGGATAACTATAACATCTACCTCAAGGTGtagctatgaggattaaataagaaaatttcaaGTAAATTTCTTGGTATCTGAACTGTCATGGCAAGTACTTGTATAACCTCTTAACTAGTCATTCCCTAAAACAAGCCCCTTTTTCTTATCAGTTCTGTCTATAAATCACCTGTCTCATGCTCTACATCTGAACCTTTGCTCTATTTCACATCCAAGTTTTCTTGGTCAAGGGCGAAGTGTGAATCAAAGAGACACTGTTGTGGGTTTTGTTCCTTATAGTCAGTTTCAAAGCAATCTTTCAAATGCTACAAGGAAGCCAAAActttggataaataaaataaaatgttgaggaacttccctggtggttcagtaattaagaatccacctgacaatgtaggggcatgggctcgatccctgatctggggagatcccacatgctgcagagcaactaaatccATGAATTAAGCCCATGAatatggagcaactgagccctaGGGCTGCAGCTACTGAAAGTTCAATATCTACAACCTATGAACcactacaagagaagccaccacaatgagaagcccacacactgcaagagagagtagcccccacttgtcacaactagagaaagcccttgcacagcaatgaagtcctagcacagccaagaatagaataagtgaaagtgaaagtcagtcagtcatatccgactctttgtgaccccatggactatacagtccatggaattctccaggccagaatactggagtgggtagcatttcccttcaggggatcttcccaatccaaggattgaactcaggtctcctgcattgcaagtggattctttaccagctgagccacaagagaaggccaagaatactggagtgggtagcctatccgttctccagtggatcttcccaacccaggaatcgaactggggtctcctgcactgcaggtggattctttaccaactgagctataagggaagatcatagaataaataaatacaatttaaaacacTGAGAATAAATTTGGGAGATACAGTGATAATTTATAACTGGAAGGGTTATAGATACAAGCATAAATATTAATTCCATTGTACAAGGCCGATTATAATACATGCTATAAAAGATACAAGTTAAGCCCTGGGGACTAAAAGGAGGTAGTGATTTCTTACTGCTGGGGAGATTGGAAAAGACAACTTGAAATGGTAAGATAACGAAAGGAAGACATTCAGTAGGTGATAGAATAGTGAGATCTATTCAGCCTAAGAAGAAAAGAGCTAAAGACACAGAGATATGCCTGAGCATAAGACATGTAAAATATCGGTAAGTAGTTTGTGGTCGGAGCACAGAGTGTGCCAGGGTAAGGAATAGGATATGTGGTGGGAAACAAGATCAACAGCCTCAAATGCAGGGAGGGACTTGGCATTCTATCTACTACTGGGTGGGAGAATATGATATTCCAATTCTTTTGATAGTGTAGTGTTGGCAGGTCTAAGTAGAGAGTTGATCTTCCATACCCTACCTGGCAGAAGCAGGCAGTTTTTCCCCAAACAGGCAGTACTTCCCTGTCAGAGTAGTATTAAGTGATATGATATCAAGCACATAGCTTACCTTCCATCCTCCACTCACCAGAACCAAGCAGTGCTATGCTATGATTTTCTTGCCCAGAGTAGTGTCATTGAGGGTTTATGATAAGCTGTTACTCCAGAGTCATGCGGTAGCGTGAGGGAGTGCTAGTGATATCTATGCTATAACCTCTCCTAACCATCCCCCCATGTCAATTCAGCAGCAACGAGACTAAGCAATGTAGATTAAGGCAGGCCTAGTCAGAACTCGAGTTCCCCAAACTCATTGTATCAGTGAAACCTAGTGAGGAGTTGACCTGTCATACACAACCACTATTTAATGAAACTGAACCAGGAGAATAAGATGGGAATAAATGGTACTCAACTCTCCCTACATCCTTGGTGTTAGTGAAGTTCAGGGGTCAGGTAAGCCTCTACCCCGACTTGGAGGCAATGGGATGGCATGAGTCATTATACAACCTTCATCATTAAGGCATTGGAGATCTAAGAAAGAAACTAAACTTTTATCCATCCAACTCATGTGCAATGAGACAGTTTGAGTCACTGCTCCACTTTTGCAAAGGTAGtgccaagagaagaaagaaactgaaaatgcaCATACACCCAACCCTCTAGCTACATAACAGGGGGATAATCTGATAAAGAAAAGTCAAATAGAAGGGAGTCTCATTGTATaatatgaaactggagcccattacacagagtgaagtaagccagaaagataaag
Coding sequences:
- the SPIN4 gene encoding spindlin-4 — protein: MSPPTVPPMGVDGVSAYLMKKRHTHRKQRRKPTFLTRRNIVGCRIQHGWKEGNEPVEQWKGTVLEQVSVKPTLYIIKYDGKDSVYGLELHRDKRVLALEILPERVPTPRIDSRLADSLIGKAVGHVFEGEHGTKDEWKGMVLARAPVMDTWFYITYEKDPVLYMYTLLDDYKDGDLRIIPDSNYYFPTAEREPGEVVDSLVGKQVEHAKDDGSKRTGIFIHQVVAKPSVYFIKFDDDIHIYVYGLVKTP